The following coding sequences lie in one Arachis hypogaea cultivar Tifrunner chromosome 4, arahy.Tifrunner.gnm2.J5K5, whole genome shotgun sequence genomic window:
- the LOC112794213 gene encoding probable N-acetyltransferase HLS1, whose protein sequence is MVNSTTECKFLIVREFDKERDVKVVEKLERNCEIGTKKGVSIFTNMMGDPLSRIRFYPIRVILVAELLESKEIVGVVRECIKNVGTTTPPGSLLKMGCIIGLRVSPTYRRKGVALKLVTSLEEWMVRNGAEYSYLATEKNNEASKALFALKCNYVSLSSLVIFVHPTSTSTCLPTKHISERDIKIEKVNIDQAISLYKRILKTKELYPLDIDTILKEKLSLGTWVCYYKDEGCIKLQNMVDNNEDFITTNNNQTLIGSTSSSWVIFSIWNTCESYKLQIKKSSHHHPLRFLHTTLKHAREKIIFPCLRILVSESLSRPFGFLFLYGLHGEGNNLGNLMEFIWRFTSRLGESMKDCRVVITELGLGDPLANYVPQTDSMSCIDDLWYTKRLSSIGHNNGKDEEMAMKRYVGNNVFVDPREF, encoded by the exons ATGGTTAACAGCACTACCGAGTGCAAGTTTCTTATTGTTAGGGAATTTGATAAAGAAAGGGATGTCAAGGTGGTGGAGAAGCTTGAAAGGAACTGTGAGATAGGGACCAAAAAAGGGGTCTCCATTTTCACTAACATGATGGGTGACCCTTTGTCTAGGATTAGGTTCTACCCCATCCGTGTTATATTG GTAGCTGAACTTCTTGAAAGCAAGGAGATTGTAGGGGTAGTTAGGGAATGCATTAAGAATGTTGGGACTACTACTCCTCCTGGTTCACTCTTGAAGATGGGTTGCATCATAGGCCTTAGAGTCTCTCCTACTTACAG GAGAAAAGGGGTTGCATTAAAACTTGTTACCTCACTTGAAGAATGGATGGTGAGAAATGGAGCTGAGTATTCATACCTAGCAACAGAGAAGAACAATGAAGCATCCAAAGCCCTATTTGCTCTTAAGTGCAACTATGTGAGTCTCAGCTCACTTGTCATTTTTGTTCATCCAACTAGCACTAGCACATGCCTACCAACAAAGCATATTTCTGAAAGGGATATTAAAATAGAGAAGGTGAACATAGATCAAGCAATTTCCTTGTACAAAAGAATCTTGAAAACCAAAGAATTGTATCCATTGGACATAGACACTATCCTCAAGGAGAAACTAAGTCTTGGAACATGGGTATGTTATTACAAAGATGAGGGTTGCATCAAATTGCAAAACATGGTAGATAATAATGAAGATTTTATTACAACCAATAATAATCAAACCCTAATtggatcaacatcatcatcatggGTAATTTTTAGCATATGGAATACTTGTGAATCTTATAAGCTTCAAATCAAGAAgtcttctcatcatcatccacTAAGGTTTCTTCACACAACACTGAAACATGCAAGAGAGAAGATTATTTTCCCATGTCTTAGAATTCTAGTGAGTGAATCACTGAGTAGACCCTTTGGATTTCTCTTCCTATATGGGCTCCATGGAGAAGGAAATAACCTTGGAAATCTCATGGAATTCATATGGAGGTTCACATCAAGGTTGGGAGAAAGCATGAAAGATTGTAGAGTGGTTATCACTGAGTTAGGGCTTGGTGATCCACTTGCAAATTATGTTCCTCAGACAGATTCTATGTCTTGCATTGATGATCTTTGGTACACAAAAAGACTCTCATCAATTGGACATAACAATGGAAAGGATGAAGAAATGGCTATGAAGAGATATGTAGGGAATAATGTTTTTGTTGATCCTAGAGAATTTTAG